One Serinus canaria isolate serCan28SL12 chromosome Z, serCan2020, whole genome shotgun sequence DNA window includes the following coding sequences:
- the LOC103821050 gene encoding LOW QUALITY PROTEIN: chromodomain-helicase-DNA-binding protein 1 (The sequence of the model RefSeq protein was modified relative to this genomic sequence to represent the inferred CDS: inserted 1 base in 1 codon), whose product MNGHSDEESVGNSSGESSRSDDDSGSASASGSGSSSGSSSDGSSSQSGSSDSDSGSESGTQSESESDTSREKKQIQSKPPKVDGSEFWKSSPSILAVQRSGVLKKQQQQKAASSDSVSEEDSSSSEDSADDSSSETKXKTHKDEDWQMSGSGSMSGTGSDSESEEDREKSSCEESESDYEPKNKVKSRKPPTRIKPKSGKKNGGPKKRQLDSSEDDDEEEDDDDYDKRGSRRQATVNISYKEAEETKTDSDDLLEVCGEDVPQPEEDEFETIEKFMDSRVGRKGATGAATTIYAVEADGDPNAGFEKSKEPAEVQYLIKWKGWSHIHNTWETEETLKQQNVKGMKKLDNYKKKDQETKRWLKNASPEDVEYYNCQQELTDDLHKQYQIVERIIAHSNQKSAAGYPDYYCKWQGLPYSECSWEDGALIAKKFQARIDEYFSRNQSKTTPFKDCKVLKQRPRFVALKKQPSYIGGHESLELRDYQLNGLNWLAHSWCKGNSCILADEMGLGKTIQTISFLNYLFHEHQLYGPFLLVVPLSTLTSWQREIQTWAPQMNAVVYLGDITSRNMIRTHEWMHPQTKRLKFNILLTTYEILLKDKSFLGGLNWAFIGVDEAHRLKNDDSLLYKTLIDFKSNHRLLITGTPLQNSLKELWSLLHFIMPEKFSSWEDFEEEHGKGRECGYASLHKELEPFLLRRVKKDVEKSLPAKVEQILRMEMSALQKQYYKWILTRNYKALSKGSKGSTSGFLNIMMELKKCCNHCYLIKPPDDNEFYNKQEALQHLIRSSGKLILLDKLLIRLRERGNRVLIFSQMVRMLDILAEYLKYRQFPFQRLDGSIKGELRKQALDHFNAEGSEDFCFLLSTRAGGLGINLASADTVVIFDSDWNPQNDLQAQARAHRIGQKKQVNIYRLVTKGSVEEDILERAKKKMVLDHLVIQRMDTTGKTVLHTGSTPSSSTPFNKEELSAILKFGAEELFKEPEGEEQEPQEMDIDEILKRAETRENEPGPLTVGDELLSQFKVANFSNMDEDDIELEPERNSRNWEEIIPEVQRRRIEEEERQKELEEIYMLPRMRNCAKQISFNGSEGRRSRSRRYSGSDSDSISERKRPKKRGRPRTIPRENIKGFSDAEIRRFIKSYKKFGGPLERLDAVARDAELVDKSETDLRRLGELVHNGCIKALKDNSSGQERAGGRLGKVKGPTFRISGVQVNAKLVISHEEELAPLHKSIPSDPEERKRYVIPCHTKAAHFDIDWGKEDDSNLLIGIYEYGYGSWEMIKMDPDLSLTQKILPDDPDKKPQAKQLQTRADYLIKLLNKDLARKEAQRLAGAGNSKRRKTRTKKNKVLKAAKLKEEIKSDSSPQPSEKSDEDEDENNKDEIVSVKHLHKKFKAEKENEEKPEPDTGIKKEAEEKRETKEKENKRDLKREKKEKEDKKELKEKDIKEKRENKVKESTQKEKEVKEEKVNEIKSENKEKTKKIPLLDTPVHITASSEPVPISEESEELDQKTFSVCKERMRPVKAALKQLDRPEKGLSEREQLEHTRQCLIKIGDHITECLKEYTNPEQIKQWRKNLWIFVSKFTEFDARKLHKLYKHAIKKRQESQQHSDQNISGHVNTHVIRNPDVERLKENTNHDDSSRDSYSSDRHLSQYHDHHKDRHQGDAYKKNDSRKRPYSAFSNGKDHRDWDHYKQDSRYYSDSKHRKLDEYRSRDHRSSLEGSLKDSRIHLDHRSHSDHRIHSDHRSSSEYSHHKSPRDYRYHSDWQMDHRASGSGPRSPLDQRSPFGSRSPLGHRSPFEHSSDHKSTPEHTWSSRKT is encoded by the exons GACTCCTCAAGTAGTGAAGATTCGGCAGATGACTCATCCAGtgaaacca aaaaaacacataaaGA TGAAGACTGGCAAATGTCAGGATCAGGGTCTATGTCGGGAACAGGTTCAGATTCTGAATCGGAGGAagacagggagaaaagcagctgtgaagaGAGTGAATCTGACTATGAGCCAAAAAACAAAGTCAAAAGCCGTAAACCTCCAACCAG AATTAAGCcaaaaagtgggaaaaagaaTGGAGGACCAAAAAAGAGGCAACTTGATTCTTCAGAGGATGatgatgaggaagaggatgatgatgattatgATAAGAGGGGATCTCGTCGCCAGGCAACAGTAAACATTAGTTacaaagaagctgaagaaacGAAGACAGATTCTGATGATTTGCTAGAAGTTTGTGGAGAAGATGTTCCACAACCTGAAGAAGATGAATTTGAAACTATAGAGAAATTTATGGATAGTCGAGTTGGCCGTAAaggag CCACAGGTGCTGCAACCACAATATATGCAGTTGAGGCCGATGGTGACCCAAATGCTGGGTTTGAAAAATCAAAGGAGCCGGCAGAAGTACAGTATCTTATTAAATGGAAGGGTTGGTCACACATCCATAACACTTGGGAAACTGAGGAAACACTGAAGCAACAAAATGTTAAAGGAATGAAGAAACTGGACAATTACAAGAAAAAGGATCAAGAAACAAAACGATG gctgaaaaacGCTTCTCCGGAAGATGTGGAATATTACAACTGCCAGCAGGAGCTTACAGATGATCTACATAAACAATACCAGATAGTGGAAAGAATAATTG CTCATTCAAATCAGAAATCAGCTGCTGGTTATCCAGACTACTATTGTAAGTGGCAGGGTCTGCCTTATTCTGAATGTAGCTGGGAAGATGGAGCTCTCATTGCCAAAAAGTTTCAGGCACGCATTGATGAGTACTTCAGCAGAAATCAATCCAAGACCACTCCCTTTAAAGATTGCAAG GTTCTAAAACAAAGGCCACGATTTGTTGCACTAAAAAAACAACCATCTTACATTGGAGGACATGAAAGTTTAGAGTTAAGAGATTATCAGTTAAATGGGTTGAATTGGCTTGCTCACTCATGGTGCAA agGGAATAGCTGTATTCTTGCAGATGAAATGGGTCTGGGTAAAACAATAcaaacaatttcttttctgaactATCTGTTTCACGAGCATCAATTGTATGGGCCTTTCTTGTTGGTTGTGCCACTTTCTACCTTGACGTCTTGGCAAAGAGAGATTCAAACCTGGGCTCCTCAGATGAATGCTGTAGTTTACTTAGGAGACATAACTAGTAGAAATATG ATAAGAACTCATGAATGGATGCATCCACAGACCAAACGATTGAAATTTAACATACTCTTAACAACATATGAAATTTTGCTAAAGGATAAG TCATTCCTTGGTGGTCTGAATTGGGCATTCATAGGAGTTGATGAAGCTCATCGTTTAAAAAATGATGACTCTCTTCTGTACAAAACTTTAATAGACTTTAAGTCTAACCATCGTCTTCTTATTACTGGAACACCTCTGCAAAACTCTCTCAAAGAGCTTTGGTCTTTACTCCACTTCATCATGCCAGAAAA GTTTTCTTCATGGGAAGATTTTGAAGAGGAGCATGGCAAAGGGAGAGAATGCGGTTATGCAAGTCTTCACAAAGAACTTGAACCATTTCTGCTGAGAAGAGTTAAAAAAGATGTAGAAAAGTCCTTACCTGCTAAAGTTGAGCAAATTCTGAGGATGGAAATGAGTGCATTGCAGAAGCAATACTACAA GTGGATTTTAACCAGGAATTATAAGGCCCTTAGCAAAGGTTCAAAAGGCAGTACCTCAGGGTTCTTGAACATCATGATGGAACTCAAGAAGTGTTGCAACCATTGCTACCTCATTAAACCACCAGATGATAATGAATTTTATAATAAACAGGAGGCCTTACAG CATTTAATACGTAGCAGTGGGAAACTAATCCTTCTTGACAAGCTACTGATTCGTCTGCGAGAACGTGGCAACAGAGTCCTGATTTTTTCACAGATGGTAAGGATGCTGGACATCCTGGCAGAATATCTGAAATACCGTCAATTTCCATTTCAG AGACTTGATGGATCAATAAAAGGGGAATTGAGGAAACAAGCACTGGATCATTTTAATGCAGAAGGATCAGAG GACTTCTGCTTTTTACTATCTACCAGAGCTGGAGGATTAGGTATCAACTTGGCATCTGCTGATACGGTGGTTATATTTGATTCTGACTGGAATCCACAGAATGATCTGCAAGCACAGGCTAGAGCACATAGAATTGGACAGAAGAAGCAG GTTAATATTTATCGACTAGTCACAAAAGGATCAGTAGAAGAAGATATTCTTGAACGAGCCAAGAAAAAGATGGTGTTAGATCATTTAGTAATTCAAAGAATGGACACTACAGGGAAAACTGTGTTACATACAGGCTCTACTCCTTCCAG CTCAACACCTTTTAATAAGGAGGAGTTGTCAGCAATTTTGAAGTTTGGTGCTGAGGAACTTTTTAAAGAACCTGAAGGGGAAGAACAGGAGCCACAA GAAATGGATATAGATGAAATATTGAAGAGGGCTGAAACTCGGGAAAATGAGCCAGGTCCATTAACTGTAGGGGATGAGTTGCTTTCGCAGTTCAAG GTGGCCAACTTCTCCAATATGGATGAAGATGATATTGAGTTGGAGCCAGAAAGAAATTCAAGAAATTGGGAAGAAATCATTCCGGAGGTCCAGAGGCGAAGAatagaagaggaggaaagacaaaaagaacTTGAAGAAATATACATGCTTCCAAGAATGAGAAACTGTGCAAAACAG ATTAGCTTCAATGGCAGTGAAGGGAGACGCAGTAGGAGTAGAAGATACTCTGGATCTGATAGTGACTCcatctcagaaagaaaaaggccaaaaaaacGTGGAAGACCACGAACTATTCCTCgagaaaatattaaaggatTTAGTGATGCAGAGATACGGCG GTTTATCAAGAGTTACAAGAAATTTGGCGGCCCTCTTGAGAG GTTAGATGCTGTAGCTAGAGATGCTGAGCTAGTTGATAAATCAGAGACAGACCTCAGACGTTTGGGAGAGCTTGTACATAATGGATGCATTAAAGCCTTAAAGGACAATTCATCTGGACAAGAAAGAGCAG GAGGTAGACTTGGGAAGGTTAAAGGCCCAACATTCCGAATCTCAGGAGTGCAAGTAAATGCAAAATTAGTCATCTCTCATGAAGAAGAGTTGGCACCATTGCACAAATCCATTCCTTCAGAtccagaagaaaggaaaag ATATGTCATCCCATGCCACACTAAGGCTGCTCATTTTGATATAGATTGGGGTAAGGAAGATGACTCCAATTTGTTGATAGGCATTTATGAATATGGTTATGGCAGCTGGGAAATGATAAAAATGGATCCTGATCTCAGTTTGACACAGAAG ATTTTGCCTGATGATCCAGATAAGAAACCCCAAGCAAAGCAGTTACAGACCCGTGCAGACTACCTCATTAAATTACTTAATAAAGACCTTGCGAGGAAGGAAGCACAAAGGCTTGCTGGAGCA GGCAATtcaaagaggaggaaaacaagaacTAAGAAGAATAAGGTGCTAAAGgctgcaaaattaaaagaagaaataaaaagtgattCTTCACCACAACCCTCAGAAAAATCtgatgaagatgaggatgagAATAACAAG GATGAGATTGTTTCAGTGAAACATCTgcataaaaaatttaaagcagaaaaagaaaatgaagaaaagcctGAGCCAGATACTGGTATAAAGAaggaagctgaagaaaaaagagagacaaaagaaaaggaaaataagagggatttgaaaagggagaaaaaagaaaaagaggataagaaagaattaaaagaaaaggatattaaagaaaagagagaaaacaaagtaaaagaatccacacagaaagaaaaagaagtaaaggAAGAGAAG GTAAATGAAATCAAATCcgaaaataaggaaaaaacaaaaaaaattccattgcTGGATACTCCAGTTCATATTACTGCTTCTAGTGAACCAGTTCCTATATCAGAAGAATCTGAAGAGCTAGATCAGAAAACTTTTAGTGTG tGCAAAGAAAGAATGAGACCTGTCAAGGCAGCATTGAAACAGCTTGATCGACCAGAGAAGGGCCTTTCTGAAAGAGAACAGCTGGAACATACTAGACAGTGTCTTATCAAAATTGGGGATCATATTACTGAATGTCTAAAGGAGTATACAAATCCTGAACAAATTAAACAGTGGAGAAA aaATTTGTGGATTTTTGTCTCCAAGTTTACAGAATTTGATGCCAGAAAGTTGCACAAACTGTATAAACATGCAATCAAAAAACGTCAAGAGTCTCAG CAACACAGCGATCAGAATATTAGCGGTCATGTGAATACACATGTAATTAGAAATCCAG ATGTGGAAAGACTGAAGGAGAATACAAACCATGATGACAGTAGCAGAGACAGCTATTCCTCTGATAGACATCTGTCACAGTACCACGATCATCATAAGGACAGGCATCAGGGAGATGCTTACAAGAAAAATGACTCCAGGAAAAGGCCCTATTCAGCCTTCAGCAATGGAAAAGATCACAGAGACTGGGATCACTACAAACAAGACAGCAG ATACTACAGTGATAGTAAACATAGGAAGTTAGATGAGTACAGGAGCAGAGACCACAGGTCAAGCCTGGAAGGGAGTCTAAAAGACAGCCGGATTCATTTGGACCACCGTTCCCATTCAGACCACAGGATACATTCAGATCACCGTTCCTCTTCTGAGTACAGCCATCATAAATCTCCCAGAGATTATAGGTACCACTCAGACTGGCAAATGGACCACAGAGCTTCAGGTAGTGGCCCAAGGTCACCACTGGATCAGAGGTCTCCTTTTGGTTCAAGATCTCCCCTCGGTCACAGATCTCCATTTGAACATTCATCAGATCACAAAAGTACACCTGAACATACATGGAGTAGCCGGAAAACATAA